In Microcebus murinus isolate Inina unplaced genomic scaffold, M.murinus_Inina_mat1.0 scaf027_hap2_Mmur4.0, whole genome shotgun sequence, one DNA window encodes the following:
- the LOC105857500 gene encoding melanoma-associated antigen 11-like produces the protein MPRRHRHHHRSQHRRVQGGLRAQREAQRLVGAQSPGAEEEGAAASSSTVTPGTLEEVPAAATPSPPGSPQGASSSPTGLASNQGSSNQEEEGPSSSQDPASVQREALEEKISDLIHFLLLKYRIKELITKEEMLDIVIKDYQDHFAEIFREASDCMQLVFGVDVKEVDPAGQSYILVTSVGLTYYEELNDDQRFPKVGLLIIVLGLIFLEGDCAPEEVIWEGLGVMGVHAGMEHVMYGEPRKLVTQDWVREGYLEYRQVANSDPACYEFLWGPRAHAETSKLKVLEYVAKVNGCDPRSFPLLYEEALRDEEEGM, from the coding sequence ATGCCTCGCCGCCACCGCCACCATCACAGGAGTCAGCACCGCAGGGTTCAGGGAGGCCTTCGGGCCCAAAGAGAGGCACAGCGCCTGGTGGGTGCACAGTCTCCcggggctgaggaggagggggcGGCTGCCTCCTCCTCTACTGTGACCCCGGGCACCCTGGAGGAAGTGCCAGCTGCCGCCACACCGAGTCCTCCTGGAAGTCCTCAgggagcctcctcctcccccactggCCTGGCTTCCAATCAAGGCTCCAGCAACCAAGAAGAGGAGGGGCCAAGCAGCTCCCAGGACCCGGCGTCCGTGCAACGAGAGGCACTAGAAGAGAAGATATCTGATTTGATTCATTTCCTGCTCCTCAAGTATCGAATCAAGGAGCTGATCACCAAGGAAGAAATGCTGGATATTGTCATCAAGGATTACCAAGATCACTTCGCTGAGATCTTCCGAGAAGCTTCCGACTGCATGCAGCTGGTCTTTGGAGTCGACGTGAAGGAAGTTGACCCCGCAGGCCAGTCCTACATCCTCGTCACCTCCGTGGGCCTTACCTACTATGAGGAACTGAATGATGACCAGCGCTTTCCCAAGGTCGGCCTCCTGATCATTGTCCTTGGCTTGATCTTCTTGGAGGGAGATTGTGCCCCAGAGGAGGTCatctgggaggggctgggtgtgATGGGGGTGCATGCTGGGATGGAGCATGTAATGTACGGGGAACCCCGGAAGCTCGTCACCCAGGATTGGGTGCGGGAAGGGTACCTGGAGTACCGGCAGGTGGCCAACAGTGATCCTGCATGTTATGAGTTCCTGTGGGGTCCCAGGGCCCATGCTGAAACGAGCAAGTTGAAAGTCCTGGAGTATGTGGCCAAGGTCAATGGGTGTGATCCAAGATCCTTCCCACTCCTGTATGAAGAGGCTTTGAGAGATGAGGAAGAAGGGATGTGA